The following coding sequences lie in one Vespa velutina chromosome 24, iVesVel2.1, whole genome shotgun sequence genomic window:
- the LOC124956968 gene encoding 39S ribosomal protein L44, mitochondrial, whose product MNALRSLTKAFVLNRGCKTVQLETRRFIKRWVAPTQMVITKRKKKIGTQIEPIRSNFLEWNRNAELYAFNERLSEKFDPELLEQALIHKSYVIKEEEMQKQQGISDPKLDLRDNRDLIQDGRNFVSKVVHKYLLESLPNLPENGIMTIHNYLLSEELLANSSLHLGTTDLILTEEHPVSSKTLADTFLALVAALVQSVNANHAAIFVRDFLITILAEKELPNIWCPSNPLQELNDILLKEGRGPAEPRIIGETGINTLLSSYRIAVYSDKQCLGIGCGANIQEAKEVAVINALCKIYGLLDSSRPIKFDKVIEMD is encoded by the exons atgaatgctTTGCGTTCACTGACAAAAGCATTTGTTCTAAATAGAGGATGTAAAACTGTTCAATTAGAAA cTAGAAGATTTATAAAACGATGGGTTGCTCCAACACAAATGgtaattacaaaaagaaaaaagaagattgggACACAGATAGAACCTATTCGTAGTAATTTTCTAGAATGGAATAGAAATGCAGAACTTTATGCATTTAATGAAAGACTTAGCGAAAAATTTGATCCAGAATTATTAGAACAAGCATTGATTCATAAATCTTACgttattaaagaagaagaaatgcaGAAGCAACAAGGAATATCAGATCCTAAACTTGATCTAAGGGATAATAGAGATCTTATACAAGATGgaagaaattttgtttctaaAGTTGTACACAAATATTTACTTGAAAGTTTGCCTAATTTACCAGAAAACGGTATTAT gaCTATTCACAATTATCTCTTAAGCGAAGAATTATTGGCTAATTCATCTTTACACCTTGGAACAAcagatttaatattaactgAA gaACATCCTGTTTCGAGCAAAACATTAGCTGATACATTTCTTGCCCTTGTAGCAGCTCTTGTTCAAAGTGTTAATGCTAATCATGCTGCTATATTCGTTcgtgattttttaataacaatattagcAGAAAAAGAGCTGCCTAATATATGGTGTCCAAGCAATCCTCTACaagaattaaatgatattctttTGAAAGAAGGCAGAGGACCTGCAGAACCAAGAATCATTGGAGAAACTGGAATAAATACTCTTTTGTCGTCGTACCGTATTGCGGTTTATTCGGATAAACAATGTTTAGGTATTG GATGTGGTGCAAATATTCAGGAGGCAAAGGAAGTGGCTGTAATTAATGCTTTATGCAAAATATATGGATTGTTAGATTCTAGTCGTCCTATAAAATTTGACAAAGTTATTGAGATGGATTAG
- the LOC124956971 gene encoding 60S acidic ribosomal protein P2 has translation MRYVAAYLLAVLGGKGSPSQNDIEKILSSVGIEADGEKLKKVISELNGKSIDDVIAQGREKLSALPVGGAAPVAAAAAPGAAAAPAEEKKEEKKPAKEESESDDDDMGFGLFD, from the exons ATGCGTTACGTGGCCGCTTATCTTTTGGCTGTTTTGGGAGGGAAAGGATCTCCCAGCcaaaatgatattgaaaaaattctttcttcagTCGGCATTGAAGCTGATggggaaaaattgaaaaaagttaTTTCAGAATTAAATGGAAAATCTATTGACGATGTTATAGCGCAAG gtCGCGAGAAACTATCTGCTTTACCAGTTGGAGGTGCTGCACCAGTGGCTGCCGCTGCTGCTCCAGGTGCAGCTGCTGCACCAgctgaagaaaagaaag AAGAGAAGAAACCAGCTAAAGAAGAATCTGAATCTGATGACGATGACATGGGCTTTGGTCTGTTTGATTAA